In Vidua chalybeata isolate OUT-0048 chromosome 5, bVidCha1 merged haplotype, whole genome shotgun sequence, one genomic interval encodes:
- the CSF2RB gene encoding cytokine receptor common subunit beta isoform X2, with protein MSMKEIFILLLYLYLVFNVQAIQESIPMKSLKCYNDYNSQVTCTWMEHSAAHDLVSMILYQRDNIKMENKDMFCKRQTENYLHETPDVYVHWVCHSTTNSFGIGVDDIYGFRPNKVLQTELDVDLFQNVQPLPPQNLSVSSMTSGDFLLTWKTADGSQGLSNALDYEVTYKREWESWEEAASLLLSNTTHCSLSHEDLVPGSSYIARVRARPGQASSFSGQYSKWSMEVSWKTPEGGLQPRNLRCLFSGGDRLTCSWEVKKVITTSVLFGLFFRATPASEEEECSPVHEKTLPHTPYVVQSCEIPVSNSSSQRKYHVSVRAKIEDKLIEAYKNIQVLPPANVSVTATENQEYELRWKKHDLNYSFITQRYQVKYWENNRYEKTLQVLNISNDEPPFIFTLQMLAASTEYRGKMRARVNRPLEYEGPWSEWSEEFTWKTESVLAPVVLPVTLPALIVALLIVTYCSYKYFLRKKKMWEEKIPNPSKSLLIQGYLGKGHLGSLPTSNQLDFNKYNLSEKMEQASFLQVVDRQAKTLAECLEGQTKKTDVSPVTPDLQNSYHALNESEHAPVACSSQRAGHSFSISRRNSADASIASHTAIPCFAFNGPYLYSPVVSSHPDIHQTLEMDPVGLSKKSVSLQYVTLPREDSPQTPQRQEQPGAVRPKDVLSDQQEMMQHLNDKEEVSQASPACGEATNKGTQEQNSPKALSCTTSPQQCPLEYITTDSLLLPSASTSTHPPLVTAEESPCGSQQLQPPSDHSCHESSLGETGVMIPVSGQAPTSSPELYLDTFGNYLTVPEGLHEHSKPTKISLPVLEKENGIPRKQPLSEGNLVVLNPDSTEPVFLCQVGDYCFHSLKSSMKMDNSQEDHQVKKLSESETTLGQPVCDDESMTGKEKDVWKREKIQAIQLFKNLKSDDYFSWQQSLRIKENC; from the exons ATGAGCATGAAAGAGAttttcatcctgctgctgtATCTGTATTTGGTCTTCAATGTTCAAGCCATTCAAG AGAGTATCCCAATGAAGAGCTTGAAGTGCTACAATGACTACAACTCACAGGTGACCTGCACATGGATGGAGCATTCTGCGGCTCATGACCTTGTTAGTATGATTCTTTACCAAAGGGATAATATTAAAAT GGAGAACAAGGACATGTTTTGCAAACGCCAGACAGAAAATTACTTGCATGAAACTCCAGACGTGTATGTACACTGGGTCTGCCACAGCACTACAAATTCTTTTGGAATAGGGGTAGATGATATTTATGGCTTCAGACCTAACAAGGTTCTTCAAACAGAACTGGATGTTGATCTTTTCCAAAATG TTCAGCCCCTCCCACCTCAAAACCTCTCAGTCAGCTCAATGACATCGGGGGACTTCCTGCTGACCTGGAAAACAGCCGATGGAAGCCAAGGGCTGAGCAATGCACTGGACTATGAAGTCACTTACAAGCGGGAGTGGGAGTCCTGGGAG GAAGCTGCCTCGCTCTTGCTCTCCAACACCACCCATTGCAGTCTCAGCCATGAGGACCTTGTCCCAGGGAGCAGCTACATTGCCCGCGTGCGAGCCAGACCAGGGCAGgccagcagcttctctgggcagtaCAGCAAGTGGAGCATGGAGGTGTCATGGAAGACCCCTGAAG GTGGCCTTCAGCCCAGGAATCTTCGCTGCCTCTTCAGTGGTGGAGATCGTCTGACGTGCAGCTGGGAAGTGAAGAAAGTGATCACCACCTCTGTCCTCTTTGGCTTGTTCTTCAGGGCCACTCCAGCATCAGA AGAAGAGGAGTGCTCTCCTGTGCATGAGAAGACTTTGCCCCACACCCCATATGTGGTCCAGAGCTGTGAGATCCCTGTTAGCAATTCTAGTAGCCAGAGGAAGTACCATGTATCTGTCCGGGCCAAGATAGAGGACAAGCTGATTGAAGCCTACAAAAACA TTCAGGTGCTGCCACCCGCAAATGTGTCAGTAACAGCAACAGAGAACCAAGAGTATGAACTAAGGTGGAAAAAACACGATTTGAATTACAGCTTCATAACACAGAGATACCAAGTCAAGTACTGGGAAAACAACCGATATGAAAAG acTCTCCAGGTGTTAAATATCAGCAATGATGAACCTCCCTTCATCTTCACCCTGCAGATGCTGGCAGCATCTACAGAATATAGGGGGAAAATGCGTGCAAGGGTGAATAGGCCTCTGGAATATGAGGGACCTTGGAGTGAATGGAGTGAGGAATTCACCTGGAAGACTGAGAGTG ttcTGGCACCTGTGGTTCTCCCAGTGACGCTCCCAGCTCTCATTGTTGCTTTGCTGATAGTTACTTATTGCAGCTATAAGTATTTCCTCAG gaagaagaaaatgtgggAGGAAAAGATTCCGAACCCCAGCAAGAGTCTCCTGATCCAGGGCTACCTGGGG aaaGGACATTTGGGAAGTTTGCCAACAAGCAACCAGCTAGACTTCAACAAATACAACCTTTCAGAAAAGATGGAGCAGGCTAGCTTCCTTCAAGTTGTGGACAG GCAGGCGAAGACTTTGGCAGAGTGCCTTGAAGGGCAGACTAAGAAGACAGATGTTTCCCCAGTTACACCGGACCTACAGAACTCATACCATGCTTTAAATGAGTCAGAGCATGCCCCAGTTGCCTGCTCAAGTCAGAGAGCTGGtcattccttttccatttcaaggaGAAACAGTGCTGATGCAAGTATTGCTTCCCACACAGCAAtcccttgctttgctttcaatGGTCCATACCTGTATAGCCCAGTGGTATCCTCTCACCCTGATATACACCAGACCCTGGAAATGGACCCTGTGGGACTCAGTAAGAAATCAGTTTCCCTTCAGTATGTGACTCTCCCAAGGGAAGACTCTCCCCAGACCCCACAGAGGCAAGAACAGCCAGGAGCAGTTCGTCCAAAGGACGTGCTCTCAGATCAGCAGGAAATGATGCAGCACCTCAATGACAAGGAAGAAGTCTCACAGGCCTCACCAGCCTGTGGGGAAGCCACCAACAAGGGAACACAGGAGCAGAACTCTCCAAAGGCTCTCAGCTGTACCACATCTCCTCAACAGTGCCCCTTGGAGTACATCACCACGGACAGCCTGTTACTGCCATCAGCCAGTACCTCCACCCATCCTCCCCTTGTCACAGCTGAGGAATCACCCTGTGgctcacagcagctccagcctcccagTGACCACTCTTGCCATGAGTCTTCTCTGGGGGAAACTGGTGTCATGATCCCAGTTTCAGGCCAAGCACCAACCTCATCTCCTGAATTGTACCTGGATACCTTTGGCAACTATCTTACTGTGCCTGAAGGTCTCCATGAACATTCAAAGCCCACAAAGATTTCTTTGCCTGTcttagagaaggaaaatggtATTCCTAGAAAGCAGCCTTTGTCAGAAGGTAACTTGGTGGTGTTAAACCCTGACAGTACTGAGCCAGTTTTCCTTTGCCAGGTTGGTGACTATTGCTTCCACAGCCTAAAATCCAGCATGAAGATGGATAATAGTCAGGAAGACCACCAAGTCAAGAAACTTTCTGAAAGCGAGACAACACTTGGGCAGCCTGTATGTGATGATGAATCCATGACggggaaggaaaaggatgtatggaagagggaaaaaatacaggCCATTCAGCTTTTCAAAAACCTGAAATCAGATGATTACTTTTCCTGGCAACAATCTTTGAGGATCAAAGAAAACtgttaa
- the CSF2RB gene encoding cytokine receptor common subunit beta isoform X1: protein MTLENKDMFCKRQTENYLHETPDVYVHWVCHSTTNSFGIGVDDIYGFRPNKVLQTELDVDLFQNVQPLPPQNLSVSSMTSGDFLLTWKTADGSQGLSNALDYEVTYKREWESWEEAASLLLSNTTHCSLSHEDLVPGSSYIARVRARPGQASSFSGQYSKWSMEVSWKTPEGGLQPRNLRCLFSGGDRLTCSWEVKKVITTSVLFGLFFRATPASEEEECSPVHEKTLPHTPYVVQSCEIPVSNSSSQRKYHVSVRAKIEDKLIEAYKNIQVLPPANVSVTATENQEYELRWKKHDLNYSFITQRYQVKYWENNRYEKTLQVLNISNDEPPFIFTLQMLAASTEYRGKMRARVNRPLEYEGPWSEWSEEFTWKTESVLAPVVLPVTLPALIVALLIVTYCSYKYFLRKKKMWEEKIPNPSKSLLIQGYLGKGHLGSLPTSNQLDFNKYNLSEKMEQASFLQVVDRQAKTLAECLEGQTKKTDVSPVTPDLQNSYHALNESEHAPVACSSQRAGHSFSISRRNSADASIASHTAIPCFAFNGPYLYSPVVSSHPDIHQTLEMDPVGLSKKSVSLQYVTLPREDSPQTPQRQEQPGAVRPKDVLSDQQEMMQHLNDKEEVSQASPACGEATNKGTQEQNSPKALSCTTSPQQCPLEYITTDSLLLPSASTSTHPPLVTAEESPCGSQQLQPPSDHSCHESSLGETGVMIPVSGQAPTSSPELYLDTFGNYLTVPEGLHEHSKPTKISLPVLEKENGIPRKQPLSEGNLVVLNPDSTEPVFLCQVGDYCFHSLKSSMKMDNSQEDHQVKKLSESETTLGQPVCDDESMTGKEKDVWKREKIQAIQLFKNLKSDDYFSWQQSLRIKENC, encoded by the exons ATGACCTT GGAGAACAAGGACATGTTTTGCAAACGCCAGACAGAAAATTACTTGCATGAAACTCCAGACGTGTATGTACACTGGGTCTGCCACAGCACTACAAATTCTTTTGGAATAGGGGTAGATGATATTTATGGCTTCAGACCTAACAAGGTTCTTCAAACAGAACTGGATGTTGATCTTTTCCAAAATG TTCAGCCCCTCCCACCTCAAAACCTCTCAGTCAGCTCAATGACATCGGGGGACTTCCTGCTGACCTGGAAAACAGCCGATGGAAGCCAAGGGCTGAGCAATGCACTGGACTATGAAGTCACTTACAAGCGGGAGTGGGAGTCCTGGGAG GAAGCTGCCTCGCTCTTGCTCTCCAACACCACCCATTGCAGTCTCAGCCATGAGGACCTTGTCCCAGGGAGCAGCTACATTGCCCGCGTGCGAGCCAGACCAGGGCAGgccagcagcttctctgggcagtaCAGCAAGTGGAGCATGGAGGTGTCATGGAAGACCCCTGAAG GTGGCCTTCAGCCCAGGAATCTTCGCTGCCTCTTCAGTGGTGGAGATCGTCTGACGTGCAGCTGGGAAGTGAAGAAAGTGATCACCACCTCTGTCCTCTTTGGCTTGTTCTTCAGGGCCACTCCAGCATCAGA AGAAGAGGAGTGCTCTCCTGTGCATGAGAAGACTTTGCCCCACACCCCATATGTGGTCCAGAGCTGTGAGATCCCTGTTAGCAATTCTAGTAGCCAGAGGAAGTACCATGTATCTGTCCGGGCCAAGATAGAGGACAAGCTGATTGAAGCCTACAAAAACA TTCAGGTGCTGCCACCCGCAAATGTGTCAGTAACAGCAACAGAGAACCAAGAGTATGAACTAAGGTGGAAAAAACACGATTTGAATTACAGCTTCATAACACAGAGATACCAAGTCAAGTACTGGGAAAACAACCGATATGAAAAG acTCTCCAGGTGTTAAATATCAGCAATGATGAACCTCCCTTCATCTTCACCCTGCAGATGCTGGCAGCATCTACAGAATATAGGGGGAAAATGCGTGCAAGGGTGAATAGGCCTCTGGAATATGAGGGACCTTGGAGTGAATGGAGTGAGGAATTCACCTGGAAGACTGAGAGTG ttcTGGCACCTGTGGTTCTCCCAGTGACGCTCCCAGCTCTCATTGTTGCTTTGCTGATAGTTACTTATTGCAGCTATAAGTATTTCCTCAG gaagaagaaaatgtgggAGGAAAAGATTCCGAACCCCAGCAAGAGTCTCCTGATCCAGGGCTACCTGGGG aaaGGACATTTGGGAAGTTTGCCAACAAGCAACCAGCTAGACTTCAACAAATACAACCTTTCAGAAAAGATGGAGCAGGCTAGCTTCCTTCAAGTTGTGGACAG GCAGGCGAAGACTTTGGCAGAGTGCCTTGAAGGGCAGACTAAGAAGACAGATGTTTCCCCAGTTACACCGGACCTACAGAACTCATACCATGCTTTAAATGAGTCAGAGCATGCCCCAGTTGCCTGCTCAAGTCAGAGAGCTGGtcattccttttccatttcaaggaGAAACAGTGCTGATGCAAGTATTGCTTCCCACACAGCAAtcccttgctttgctttcaatGGTCCATACCTGTATAGCCCAGTGGTATCCTCTCACCCTGATATACACCAGACCCTGGAAATGGACCCTGTGGGACTCAGTAAGAAATCAGTTTCCCTTCAGTATGTGACTCTCCCAAGGGAAGACTCTCCCCAGACCCCACAGAGGCAAGAACAGCCAGGAGCAGTTCGTCCAAAGGACGTGCTCTCAGATCAGCAGGAAATGATGCAGCACCTCAATGACAAGGAAGAAGTCTCACAGGCCTCACCAGCCTGTGGGGAAGCCACCAACAAGGGAACACAGGAGCAGAACTCTCCAAAGGCTCTCAGCTGTACCACATCTCCTCAACAGTGCCCCTTGGAGTACATCACCACGGACAGCCTGTTACTGCCATCAGCCAGTACCTCCACCCATCCTCCCCTTGTCACAGCTGAGGAATCACCCTGTGgctcacagcagctccagcctcccagTGACCACTCTTGCCATGAGTCTTCTCTGGGGGAAACTGGTGTCATGATCCCAGTTTCAGGCCAAGCACCAACCTCATCTCCTGAATTGTACCTGGATACCTTTGGCAACTATCTTACTGTGCCTGAAGGTCTCCATGAACATTCAAAGCCCACAAAGATTTCTTTGCCTGTcttagagaaggaaaatggtATTCCTAGAAAGCAGCCTTTGTCAGAAGGTAACTTGGTGGTGTTAAACCCTGACAGTACTGAGCCAGTTTTCCTTTGCCAGGTTGGTGACTATTGCTTCCACAGCCTAAAATCCAGCATGAAGATGGATAATAGTCAGGAAGACCACCAAGTCAAGAAACTTTCTGAAAGCGAGACAACACTTGGGCAGCCTGTATGTGATGATGAATCCATGACggggaaggaaaaggatgtatggaagagggaaaaaatacaggCCATTCAGCTTTTCAAAAACCTGAAATCAGATGATTACTTTTCCTGGCAACAATCTTTGAGGATCAAAGAAAACtgttaa
- the NCF4 gene encoding neutrophil cytosol factor 4 isoform X1, producing the protein MVRSARNCPRSRGIDLSHLDSRRTMSLPRQLREKSDFDQLPDDVPVSANIADIEEKKGFTNYYMFVIEVKLKGGGRYLIFRRYREFYALHTKLEERYGPESNNSPFTCTLPVLPGKVFVGAKKEIAENRIPILNVYIKNLLCLPAWVLMDEDVRLFFYHSTFDGEQVPHRLRRLRPRTRRIKSISDQLPVFDRTAAPRAEALFDFPGTNKLELRFKKGDLIYLLSKVNKDWLEGTADGATGIFPCAFVKIIKDLPQQEDTVNKVRCYYYDETVSTIRDISVEEDLSSIPSFKDLMELMRQEFNQDDIVLNYRDHDGDLIRLLSDQDVELMVSQSRRSPSEKHFFPWKLHITHKDDLGVYNTSPGTGATQTVGAM; encoded by the exons GAACTGCCCAAGAAGTAGAGGAATAGATCTTAGTCATCTGGATTCAAGAAGAACAATGTCTCTTCCCCGACAGCTGCGAGAAAAGAG TGATTTTGACCAGCTTCCAGATGATGTACCTGTTTCAGCTAATATTGCAGATATTGAAGAGAAGAAAGGCTTTACTAATTACTAT atgtTTGTCATTGAAGTAAAGCTTAAAGGTGGTGGCAGATACCTGATTTTCCGGCGCTATCGTGAATTCTATGCTCTGCACACCAAACTAGAGGAGAGATATGGGCCAGAGAGCAATAACAGCCCATTTACCTGCACACTCCCTGTACTGCCAG gaaaagtTTTTGTTGGGGCCAAAAAGGAAATTGCTGAGAATAGGATTCCTATCCTAAATGTCTACATTAAg AACCTACTCTGCCTCCCTGCTTGGGTGTTGATGGATGAGGATGTTCGGCTGTTCTTCTACCACTCAACCTTTGATGGTGAGCAGGTGCCTCACAGACTGAGACGGCTTCGCCCACGGACACGCCGAAT TAAGAGCATTTCAGATCAATTGCCTGTTTTTGACCGCACCGCAGCTCCACGGGCTGAG GCACTGTTTGATTTTCCTGGAACCAATAAACTGGAACTCAGATTCAAGAAGGGAGATTTGATCTATCTACTCAGCAAAGTAAACAAAGACTGGTTGGAG GGAACTGCTGATGGTGCCACTGGGATTTTCCCATGTGCTTTTGTGAAGATCATAAAAGATTTACCACAGCAGGAAGACACAGTTAATAAAGTTCGCTGTTATTACTATGATGAGACCGTAAGCACCATCAG GGATATCTCAGTGGAAGAGGATCTGAGCAGCATTCCATCATTCAAAGATCTAATGGAATTGATGAG gCAGGAGTTTAACCAAGATGACATTGTTTTGAATTACCGGGACCATGATGGTGATCTGATCCGCTTGCTCTCCGATCAGGATGTTGAACTCATGGTGTCTCAAAGCAGAAGAAGTCCCTCTGAGAAGCACTTTTTCCCTTGGAAGTTGCACATCACTCACAAAGATGACTTAGGTGTCTACAACACTAGTCCAGGAACAGGTGCTACTCAAACAGTAGGGGCAATGTAA
- the NCF4 gene encoding neutrophil cytosol factor 4 isoform X3: protein MFVIEVKLKGGGRYLIFRRYREFYALHTKLEERYGPESNNSPFTCTLPVLPGKVFVGAKKEIAENRIPILNVYIKNLLCLPAWVLMDEDVRLFFYHSTFDGEQVPHRLRRLRPRTRRIKSISDQLPVFDRTAAPRAEALFDFPGTNKLELRFKKGDLIYLLSKVNKDWLEGTADGATGIFPCAFVKIIKDLPQQEDTVNKVRCYYYDETVSTIRDISVEEDLSSIPSFKDLMELMRQEFNQDDIVLNYRDHDGDLIRLLSDQDVELMVSQSRRSPSEKHFFPWKLHITHKDDLGVYNTSPGTGATQTVGAM, encoded by the exons atgtTTGTCATTGAAGTAAAGCTTAAAGGTGGTGGCAGATACCTGATTTTCCGGCGCTATCGTGAATTCTATGCTCTGCACACCAAACTAGAGGAGAGATATGGGCCAGAGAGCAATAACAGCCCATTTACCTGCACACTCCCTGTACTGCCAG gaaaagtTTTTGTTGGGGCCAAAAAGGAAATTGCTGAGAATAGGATTCCTATCCTAAATGTCTACATTAAg AACCTACTCTGCCTCCCTGCTTGGGTGTTGATGGATGAGGATGTTCGGCTGTTCTTCTACCACTCAACCTTTGATGGTGAGCAGGTGCCTCACAGACTGAGACGGCTTCGCCCACGGACACGCCGAAT TAAGAGCATTTCAGATCAATTGCCTGTTTTTGACCGCACCGCAGCTCCACGGGCTGAG GCACTGTTTGATTTTCCTGGAACCAATAAACTGGAACTCAGATTCAAGAAGGGAGATTTGATCTATCTACTCAGCAAAGTAAACAAAGACTGGTTGGAG GGAACTGCTGATGGTGCCACTGGGATTTTCCCATGTGCTTTTGTGAAGATCATAAAAGATTTACCACAGCAGGAAGACACAGTTAATAAAGTTCGCTGTTATTACTATGATGAGACCGTAAGCACCATCAG GGATATCTCAGTGGAAGAGGATCTGAGCAGCATTCCATCATTCAAAGATCTAATGGAATTGATGAG gCAGGAGTTTAACCAAGATGACATTGTTTTGAATTACCGGGACCATGATGGTGATCTGATCCGCTTGCTCTCCGATCAGGATGTTGAACTCATGGTGTCTCAAAGCAGAAGAAGTCCCTCTGAGAAGCACTTTTTCCCTTGGAAGTTGCACATCACTCACAAAGATGACTTAGGTGTCTACAACACTAGTCCAGGAACAGGTGCTACTCAAACAGTAGGGGCAATGTAA
- the NCF4 gene encoding neutrophil cytosol factor 4 isoform X2, with translation MSLPRQLREKSDFDQLPDDVPVSANIADIEEKKGFTNYYMFVIEVKLKGGGRYLIFRRYREFYALHTKLEERYGPESNNSPFTCTLPVLPGKVFVGAKKEIAENRIPILNVYIKNLLCLPAWVLMDEDVRLFFYHSTFDGEQVPHRLRRLRPRTRRIKSISDQLPVFDRTAAPRAEALFDFPGTNKLELRFKKGDLIYLLSKVNKDWLEGTADGATGIFPCAFVKIIKDLPQQEDTVNKVRCYYYDETVSTIRDISVEEDLSSIPSFKDLMELMRQEFNQDDIVLNYRDHDGDLIRLLSDQDVELMVSQSRRSPSEKHFFPWKLHITHKDDLGVYNTSPGTGATQTVGAM, from the exons ATGTCTCTTCCCCGACAGCTGCGAGAAAAGAG TGATTTTGACCAGCTTCCAGATGATGTACCTGTTTCAGCTAATATTGCAGATATTGAAGAGAAGAAAGGCTTTACTAATTACTAT atgtTTGTCATTGAAGTAAAGCTTAAAGGTGGTGGCAGATACCTGATTTTCCGGCGCTATCGTGAATTCTATGCTCTGCACACCAAACTAGAGGAGAGATATGGGCCAGAGAGCAATAACAGCCCATTTACCTGCACACTCCCTGTACTGCCAG gaaaagtTTTTGTTGGGGCCAAAAAGGAAATTGCTGAGAATAGGATTCCTATCCTAAATGTCTACATTAAg AACCTACTCTGCCTCCCTGCTTGGGTGTTGATGGATGAGGATGTTCGGCTGTTCTTCTACCACTCAACCTTTGATGGTGAGCAGGTGCCTCACAGACTGAGACGGCTTCGCCCACGGACACGCCGAAT TAAGAGCATTTCAGATCAATTGCCTGTTTTTGACCGCACCGCAGCTCCACGGGCTGAG GCACTGTTTGATTTTCCTGGAACCAATAAACTGGAACTCAGATTCAAGAAGGGAGATTTGATCTATCTACTCAGCAAAGTAAACAAAGACTGGTTGGAG GGAACTGCTGATGGTGCCACTGGGATTTTCCCATGTGCTTTTGTGAAGATCATAAAAGATTTACCACAGCAGGAAGACACAGTTAATAAAGTTCGCTGTTATTACTATGATGAGACCGTAAGCACCATCAG GGATATCTCAGTGGAAGAGGATCTGAGCAGCATTCCATCATTCAAAGATCTAATGGAATTGATGAG gCAGGAGTTTAACCAAGATGACATTGTTTTGAATTACCGGGACCATGATGGTGATCTGATCCGCTTGCTCTCCGATCAGGATGTTGAACTCATGGTGTCTCAAAGCAGAAGAAGTCCCTCTGAGAAGCACTTTTTCCCTTGGAAGTTGCACATCACTCACAAAGATGACTTAGGTGTCTACAACACTAGTCCAGGAACAGGTGCTACTCAAACAGTAGGGGCAATGTAA